A single Brevundimonas sp. M20 DNA region contains:
- a CDS encoding S41 family peptidase, giving the protein MRKLLMIGAAAATVIGLGAATAAGQTPRNEAFRMIGLFGDVLGIVEQAYVVPVDDKKLIEAALQGMMGALDPHSNYLPPDGYGELRERTEGQYSGVGLTISSEGGLVKIISPMDGGPAARAGVNAGDVISAIDGQSASGLTVSQVSDKLRGAVGTSVKVTFLRDGEEPREVTLTREIIRIDSVTGRVEGEFGYLRISTFNENTGRELTDTINRLKRENPAIKGYVLDLRNNGGGLLDAAIAVSDAFLERGEIVSQRGRKPDQIQRYAARPGDLTGGLPLVVLINYGSASASEIVAGALKDHQRATVVGLTSFGKGSVQTVIPLRNGADGALSITTARYFTPSGASIQKIGIEPDLEVARSEAEARIVSRSSFIYSEAAYATALDASIGAERKGAHVPHEAPGESYDKDKDYQLERAFDVLRAGGVLTRLAAAPEGIVISAPGTVLADNGSRETPAQ; this is encoded by the coding sequence ATGCGTAAGCTGCTGATGATCGGCGCCGCCGCCGCCACCGTGATCGGCCTGGGGGCCGCCACCGCCGCAGGGCAGACGCCGCGCAACGAGGCCTTCCGCATGATCGGCCTCTTCGGCGACGTGCTGGGCATCGTTGAGCAGGCCTATGTGGTGCCGGTCGATGACAAGAAGCTGATCGAAGCCGCCCTTCAGGGGATGATGGGCGCGCTGGACCCGCATTCCAACTACCTGCCGCCGGACGGCTATGGCGAACTGCGGGAGCGTACCGAGGGCCAGTACTCCGGCGTCGGCCTGACCATTTCGTCGGAAGGCGGGCTGGTGAAGATCATTTCGCCGATGGACGGCGGCCCGGCGGCGCGCGCGGGCGTTAACGCCGGCGACGTCATCTCGGCCATCGACGGCCAGAGCGCTTCGGGCCTGACGGTGAGCCAGGTGTCCGACAAGCTGCGCGGCGCGGTCGGCACTTCGGTCAAGGTCACCTTCCTGCGCGACGGCGAGGAGCCCCGCGAGGTCACCCTGACCCGGGAGATCATCCGCATCGATTCCGTCACCGGACGGGTCGAGGGCGAGTTCGGCTATCTGCGTATCTCGACGTTCAACGAGAACACCGGCCGCGAACTGACCGACACCATCAACCGCCTGAAGCGCGAGAACCCGGCCATCAAGGGCTATGTTCTGGACCTGCGGAATAACGGCGGCGGCCTGCTGGACGCGGCCATCGCGGTGTCCGACGCCTTCCTGGAGCGCGGTGAGATCGTCAGCCAACGTGGTCGCAAGCCGGATCAGATCCAGCGCTACGCCGCGCGCCCGGGCGACCTGACGGGCGGCCTGCCGCTGGTGGTGCTGATCAACTATGGGTCGGCTTCGGCGTCGGAGATCGTGGCGGGGGCCCTGAAGGACCACCAGCGCGCTACCGTTGTCGGCCTGACCAGCTTCGGCAAGGGTTCGGTGCAGACGGTCATCCCGCTGCGCAACGGCGCGGACGGCGCCCTGTCGATCACCACGGCGCGCTACTTCACGCCGTCGGGCGCCTCCATCCAGAAGATAGGCATCGAGCCCGATCTGGAAGTCGCCCGCTCGGAAGCCGAGGCCCGGATCGTGTCGCGGTCCAGTTTCATCTACTCCGAAGCCGCCTACGCCACGGCGCTGGACGCCTCCATCGGCGCCGAGCGCAAGGGCGCCCACGTGCCGCACGAGGCGCCGGGCGAGTCCTACGACAAGGACAAGGACTACCAGCTGGAGCGCGCCTTCGACGTGCTGCGCGCCGGTGGCGTCCTGACCCGACTGGCGGCGGCTCCGGAAGGGATCGTCATCTCGGCCCCCGGCACGGTTCTGGCCGATAACGGATCGAGGGAAACCCCGGCGCAATAA
- a CDS encoding divergent polysaccharide deacetylase family protein — MFAKRQSALAATAGAPPVKVPLRDRLAPVGRILKKPPIAVAGAGLLLMGAAALFITVLGDPRAGAPSARATLHRQPEAPAAAPSGMEAFSMGAYQDLTGNGTLDPALMGQAVITLPDGATVSGDGAPVTAPRIPAQPLTPAPIAALHQPGPDGQLPRIAPDGRVPAQAYARPFRSNGKPRVSVIVGGLGLNAVTTRAAIERLPPEVTLSFVPYAEGLQGWIDAARAQGHEVMIEMPMEPTGYPANDPGPYTLLSSADDAEITARMNWLLSRATGYFAVTNYLGDRFATSDQGMNTFLGLLRSRGIAFIDDGSMSRKPGAWARASANRVIDEEQSPAAIVGQLNALEALAKARGSAIGSGFSYPVTVEAVARWTAGLDARGLQLAPASAMASRPGR, encoded by the coding sequence ATGTTCGCCAAGCGTCAGTCCGCCCTCGCCGCCACCGCCGGAGCCCCGCCGGTGAAGGTCCCCTTGCGTGATCGCCTTGCACCGGTCGGCCGCATTCTGAAGAAGCCGCCGATCGCCGTGGCCGGCGCCGGCCTGCTGCTGATGGGCGCCGCGGCCCTGTTCATCACTGTGTTGGGCGATCCTCGCGCAGGCGCGCCGTCAGCCCGCGCCACCCTGCACCGCCAACCTGAAGCGCCCGCCGCCGCACCCTCGGGCATGGAAGCCTTCTCCATGGGGGCCTATCAGGACCTGACCGGCAACGGAACGCTGGACCCGGCCCTGATGGGTCAGGCCGTGATCACCCTGCCGGACGGCGCCACGGTTTCGGGCGACGGCGCCCCTGTGACGGCTCCGCGCATCCCGGCCCAGCCCCTGACACCGGCCCCCATCGCCGCCCTGCATCAGCCGGGCCCGGACGGTCAGCTGCCGCGCATCGCGCCGGATGGCCGCGTTCCCGCCCAAGCCTACGCCCGCCCCTTCCGCTCGAACGGCAAACCCCGCGTGTCGGTGATCGTCGGCGGTCTGGGCCTGAACGCCGTGACCACCCGCGCCGCCATCGAACGCCTGCCCCCGGAAGTGACCCTGAGCTTCGTCCCCTACGCCGAAGGGCTGCAGGGCTGGATCGACGCCGCCCGCGCTCAGGGGCACGAGGTCATGATCGAGATGCCGATGGAGCCCACCGGCTACCCGGCCAATGATCCCGGCCCCTACACCCTGCTGTCATCGGCGGACGACGCGGAGATCACCGCCCGGATGAACTGGCTGCTGAGCCGGGCCACAGGCTATTTCGCGGTGACCAACTATCTGGGCGACCGCTTCGCCACCTCGGATCAGGGCATGAACACCTTCCTTGGCCTGCTGCGGTCGCGCGGTATCGCCTTCATAGATGACGGCTCCATGAGCCGTAAGCCGGGCGCCTGGGCCCGCGCCAGCGCCAATCGTGTCATCGACGAGGAACAATCCCCCGCCGCCATCGTCGGCCAGTTGAACGCGCTGGAAGCCCTCGCCAAGGCGCGTGGCTCAGCCATAGGCTCGGGCTTCAGCTATCCGGTCACGGTCGAGGCGGTGGCCCGCTGGACCGCCGGTCTGGATGCTCGCGGCCTGCAACTGGCCCCCGCCAGCGCGATGGCGTCACGGCCGGGGCGTTGA
- a CDS encoding RNA pyrophosphohydrolase, which translates to MTDLSQYRPNVGVVLFHPDGRVWYGRRAGTPGPHNWQFPQGGVDEGEDYLTAARRELAEETGVSSAELIGEISQWIAYDFPEGYGGSKQARGWKGQKQKWFAFRFTGAESEIDLEQHEEIEFDAWRWGRLDEAPDLIVPFKREAYQAVVSTFSALLI; encoded by the coding sequence ATGACCGACCTGTCCCAGTACCGTCCCAACGTCGGCGTCGTGCTGTTCCATCCGGACGGGCGCGTCTGGTACGGGCGGCGCGCCGGAACGCCGGGGCCGCATAATTGGCAGTTCCCGCAAGGCGGCGTGGATGAAGGCGAGGACTATCTGACCGCCGCCCGCCGCGAGCTGGCCGAGGAGACGGGCGTCTCTTCCGCCGAGCTGATCGGCGAAATCAGCCAATGGATCGCCTACGACTTCCCCGAAGGCTATGGCGGGAGCAAGCAGGCCCGCGGCTGGAAGGGCCAGAAGCAGAAATGGTTCGCCTTCCGCTTCACCGGCGCGGAGTCCGAGATCGATCTCGAACAGCACGAGGAGATCGAGTTCGACGCCTGGCGCTGGGGCCGTCTGGACGAGGCCCCTGACCTGATCGTGCCGTTCAAGCGCGAGGCCTATCAAGCGGTGGTGTCGACGTTCAGCGCGCTGCTGATCTGA
- a CDS encoding DUF1272 domain-containing protein, with product MLELRPNCECCDRDLPPESADARICTFECTFCADCVEGVLKDVCPNCGGGFTPRPIRPAGRLAKYPPSTKRIIRQGCVAA from the coding sequence ATGCTCGAACTGCGCCCGAACTGCGAATGCTGTGACCGCGACCTGCCGCCCGAGAGCGCGGACGCCCGTATCTGCACCTTTGAATGCACCTTCTGCGCTGACTGCGTGGAGGGCGTGCTGAAGGATGTTTGCCCCAACTGCGGCGGTGGCTTCACGCCTCGCCCGATACGTCCGGCGGGTAGGTTGGCGAAATATCCGCCGTCGACAAAGCGGATCATCCGGCAGGGATGTGTGGCCGCTTGA
- a CDS encoding multidrug efflux SMR transporter, whose translation MDQVRDGPALCKEGRIPMAWISLLIAGVLEIVWAYFMKQSHGFTRLWPSVATLGFMGVSFALLSFSMKTLPMGTAYVMWTGIGAVGAFIVGVVLLGEEINPLRILAAVLVVSGLVLFRLAPGGGAH comes from the coding sequence GTGGACCAAGTCCGGGACGGCCCGGCCCTTTGCAAGGAGGGCCGTATTCCGATGGCCTGGATTTCACTTCTCATCGCCGGCGTTCTCGAGATCGTCTGGGCCTACTTCATGAAACAGTCCCACGGCTTCACCCGCCTGTGGCCCAGCGTCGCCACGCTCGGCTTCATGGGCGTCAGCTTCGCCCTGCTGTCTTTCTCGATGAAGACCCTGCCCATGGGCACGGCCTACGTCATGTGGACCGGCATCGGTGCGGTGGGAGCCTTCATCGTCGGCGTCGTCCTGTTGGGCGAGGAGATCAACCCGCTGCGCATTCTGGCAGCGGTTCTGGTGGTGTCGGGACTGGTGCTGTTCCGTCTGGCCCCGGGTGGTGGCGCGCACTGA
- a CDS encoding ATP synthase F1 subunit epsilon: MADKLNFSLVSPEREVFSGLVDQVDAPGVEGDFGVLAHHAPFMTALREGVVTIIDGSNRRQFEVHGGFADVTPAGLTILAEQAAEVASA, encoded by the coding sequence ATGGCCGACAAGCTGAACTTCTCCCTCGTCTCGCCGGAACGCGAGGTCTTCTCGGGCCTCGTGGACCAGGTTGACGCGCCGGGCGTCGAGGGCGACTTCGGCGTCCTGGCCCATCACGCGCCCTTCATGACGGCCCTGCGCGAAGGCGTGGTGACCATCATCGACGGTTCGAACCGTCGTCAGTTCGAGGTTCACGGCGGCTTCGCCGACGTGACCCCTGCCGGCCTCACCATCCTGGCCGAACAGGCCGCGGAAGTGGCCTCGGCCTGA
- the atpD gene encoding F0F1 ATP synthase subunit beta has translation MTDTAAPKKPAAKKPAAPKAPAVAKKPAAPKAVAAAGAGRIAQVIGAVVDVEFDGQLPAILNALHTQNTDQKTGEPFTLVLEVAQHLGENMVRTIAMDTTEGLTRGQPVTDTSTSIMAPVGPGTLGRIMNVVGQPIDEQGPIKTDMYRPIHREAPSFEEQSTSSEILVTGIKVIDLMCPYTKGGKTGLFGGAGVGKTVTMQELINNIAKAYGGYSVLAGVGERTREGNDLYHEMIESNVNVDPTKNNGSTEGSKCALVYGQMNEPPGARARVALTGLAQAEYFRDEEGKDVLLFVDNIFRFTQAGSEMSALLGRIPSAVGYQPTLATEMGNLQERITSTKKGSITSIQAIYVPADDLTDPAPAASFAHLDAKTVLSRDIAAQAIFPAVDPLDSTSRIMDPLVIGEEHYRVARSVQEVLQQYKALKDIIAILGMDELSEEDKLIVSRARKISRFLSQPFFVAEQFTNSPGKFVSLEDTIRSFKGIVAGEYDHLPEAAFYMVGPIEEAVAKAEKMASEA, from the coding sequence ATGACCGACACCGCCGCCCCGAAGAAACCCGCCGCCAAGAAGCCCGCCGCCCCGAAGGCGCCGGCTGTGGCGAAGAAGCCCGCCGCTCCGAAGGCTGTCGCAGCCGCCGGCGCGGGTCGCATCGCCCAGGTCATCGGCGCCGTCGTCGACGTTGAGTTCGACGGCCAGCTGCCGGCGATCCTGAACGCCCTGCACACGCAGAACACTGACCAGAAGACGGGCGAACCCTTCACCCTGGTTCTGGAAGTCGCCCAGCACCTCGGCGAGAACATGGTCCGCACCATCGCCATGGACACCACCGAAGGCCTGACCCGCGGTCAGCCGGTCACTGACACCAGCACGTCGATCATGGCGCCGGTCGGTCCGGGCACCCTTGGCCGCATCATGAACGTCGTCGGCCAGCCGATCGACGAGCAGGGCCCGATCAAGACCGACATGTACCGCCCGATTCACCGCGAGGCGCCTTCGTTCGAAGAGCAGTCGACCTCGTCGGAAATCCTGGTCACGGGCATCAAGGTCATCGACCTGATGTGCCCCTACACCAAGGGCGGCAAGACCGGCCTGTTCGGCGGCGCCGGCGTCGGCAAGACCGTGACCATGCAGGAACTGATCAACAACATCGCCAAGGCTTACGGCGGTTACTCGGTTCTGGCCGGCGTGGGTGAACGCACTCGCGAAGGCAACGACCTGTATCACGAGATGATCGAGTCCAACGTGAACGTGGACCCGACCAAGAACAACGGCTCGACCGAAGGCTCCAAATGCGCCCTCGTTTACGGCCAGATGAACGAGCCGCCCGGCGCCCGCGCCCGCGTCGCCCTGACCGGCCTGGCCCAGGCCGAGTACTTCCGCGACGAGGAAGGGAAGGACGTGCTGCTGTTCGTCGACAACATCTTCCGCTTCACGCAGGCCGGTTCGGAAATGTCGGCTCTGCTGGGCCGTATCCCGTCGGCGGTGGGCTATCAGCCGACCCTGGCGACCGAGATGGGCAACCTGCAGGAGCGCATCACCTCGACCAAGAAGGGCTCGATCACGTCGATCCAGGCCATCTACGTCCCGGCCGACGACCTGACCGACCCGGCCCCGGCCGCTTCGTTCGCCCACCTGGACGCCAAGACCGTTCTGTCGCGTGACATCGCCGCCCAGGCCATCTTCCCGGCCGTGGACCCGCTGGACTCGACCTCGCGGATCATGGACCCGCTGGTCATCGGTGAGGAGCACTACCGCGTCGCCCGTTCGGTCCAGGAAGTGCTGCAGCAGTACAAGGCCCTGAAGGACATCATCGCCATCCTGGGCATGGACGAGCTGTCGGAAGAGGACAAGCTGATCGTCTCGCGCGCCCGGAAGATCTCGCGCTTCCTGTCGCAGCCGTTCTTCGTCGCCGAGCAGTTCACCAACTCGCCGGGCAAGTTCGTCTCGCTGGAAGACACCATCCGCTCGTTCAAGGGCATCGTGGCCGGTGAATACGACCACCTCCCGGAAGCCGCCTTCTACATGGTCGGCCCGATCGAGGAGGCCGTCGCCAAGGCCGAGAAGATGGCTTCGGAAGCCTGA
- a CDS encoding F0F1 ATP synthase subunit gamma, protein MASLKEMRNRIDSVKSTQKITKALNMVAAAKLKRAQDQAESARPYAKKMAAVIANLAAGVSGDSAPKLLAGTSADQKHLIVVATGDKGLAGGFNSNVIRAARERINSLIANGKDVRIVAVGRKVRDGLTRLYGDKLIRTFELSEHKVIGMAAAEPIAALIAEEFEAGHADVVTLFYSRFQSVISQVPTPRQLIPAVVDGDAAPIDLNGAVYEYEPSEEEILETLLPRNITTQVLAALYENQASFFGAQMGAMDNATRNAGDLINSLTLQYNRKRQAQITTELIEIIAGAEAL, encoded by the coding sequence ATGGCCAGCCTCAAGGAAATGCGCAATCGGATCGACAGCGTGAAGTCCACGCAGAAGATCACGAAAGCCCTGAACATGGTCGCCGCGGCCAAGCTGAAGCGCGCCCAGGATCAGGCCGAAAGCGCCCGTCCCTATGCGAAGAAGATGGCCGCGGTCATCGCCAACCTGGCCGCCGGCGTCTCGGGCGACAGTGCGCCCAAGTTGCTGGCCGGCACGAGCGCGGATCAGAAGCACCTGATCGTCGTCGCAACCGGCGACAAGGGTCTGGCGGGCGGCTTCAACTCGAACGTCATCCGCGCCGCGCGTGAGCGGATCAACAGCCTGATCGCCAACGGCAAGGATGTCCGCATCGTCGCCGTGGGCCGCAAGGTTCGTGACGGCTTGACCCGCCTGTACGGCGACAAGCTGATCCGCACCTTCGAGCTGAGCGAACACAAGGTCATCGGCATGGCTGCGGCCGAACCGATCGCCGCCCTGATCGCGGAAGAGTTCGAAGCCGGCCACGCCGACGTCGTGACCCTGTTCTACAGCCGCTTCCAGTCGGTGATCTCGCAGGTTCCGACCCCGCGCCAGCTGATCCCGGCCGTGGTGGACGGCGACGCCGCCCCGATCGATCTGAACGGCGCCGTCTATGAATACGAGCCCTCGGAGGAGGAAATCCTCGAGACGCTCCTGCCGCGCAACATCACGACCCAGGTGCTGGCCGCCCTCTACGAGAACCAGGCCAGCTTCTTCGGGGCCCAGATGGGCGCCATGGACAACGCCACCCGCAACGCCGGTGACCTGATCAACAGCCTGACCCTGCAGTACAACCGCAAGCGCCAGGCCCAGATCACCACCGAACTGATCGAGATCATCGCCGGCGCTGAAGCGCTCTGA
- the atpA gene encoding F0F1 ATP synthase subunit alpha → MDIRAAEISAILKSQIANFGVEADVSDVGQVLSIGDGVARIHGLDNVQAGEMLEFPKAGVKGMALNLERDNVGAVIFGADTAIAEGDEVRRLGEIVDVPVGKGLLGRVVNPLGEPIDGKGPIVATERRRVDVKAPGIIPRKSVHEPMQTGLKAIDTLIPVGRGQRELIIGDRQVGKTAVAIDTILNQKSVNATDDESAKLYCIYVAIGQKRSTVAQIVKTLEESGALEYTIVVASTASEPAPLQFLAPFAGTAMGEFFRDNGMHALIVYDDLSKQAVAYRQMSLLLRRPPGREAYPGDVFYLHSRLLERSAKLNADYGSGSMTALPLIETQANDVSAYIPTNVISITDGQIFLESDLFYQGIRPAVNVGISVSRVGSSAQTKAMKKVAGTIKGELAQYREMAAFAKFGSDLDASTQKLLARGARLTELLKQPQYSPLTMEEQVVSVYAGTRGYLDGIAVSDIGRYESELLARIKSSNPGLLEGIRTKKDLTAELEAELKGVLEAFTKTFA, encoded by the coding sequence ATGGACATCCGCGCCGCCGAAATCTCGGCCATCCTCAAGTCGCAGATCGCCAACTTCGGCGTTGAAGCCGACGTTTCCGACGTCGGTCAGGTGCTGTCGATCGGCGACGGCGTGGCCCGCATCCACGGTCTGGACAATGTTCAGGCCGGCGAAATGCTGGAGTTCCCCAAGGCCGGCGTGAAGGGCATGGCCCTGAACCTCGAGCGCGACAACGTCGGCGCCGTGATCTTCGGCGCGGACACCGCCATCGCGGAAGGCGATGAAGTCCGTCGCCTCGGCGAAATCGTGGACGTGCCGGTCGGCAAGGGTCTGCTGGGTCGCGTCGTGAACCCGCTGGGCGAGCCGATCGACGGCAAGGGCCCGATCGTCGCCACCGAGCGCCGCCGCGTGGACGTGAAGGCTCCAGGCATCATCCCGCGCAAGTCGGTGCACGAGCCGATGCAGACCGGCCTGAAGGCGATCGACACCCTGATCCCCGTCGGCCGTGGTCAGCGCGAACTGATCATCGGTGACCGTCAGGTCGGCAAGACCGCCGTCGCCATCGACACCATCCTGAACCAGAAGTCGGTCAACGCCACGGACGACGAGTCCGCCAAGCTTTACTGCATCTATGTCGCCATCGGTCAAAAGCGTTCGACCGTGGCCCAGATCGTGAAGACCCTCGAGGAGTCGGGCGCTCTGGAATACACCATCGTGGTCGCCTCGACCGCGTCGGAACCGGCCCCGCTGCAGTTCCTGGCTCCGTTCGCCGGCACCGCCATGGGCGAATTCTTCCGCGACAACGGCATGCACGCCCTCATCGTCTATGACGATCTGTCGAAGCAGGCCGTGGCCTACCGCCAGATGTCGCTGCTGCTGCGCCGCCCGCCGGGCCGTGAAGCCTATCCGGGCGACGTCTTCTATCTGCACTCGCGCCTGCTGGAACGTTCGGCCAAGCTGAACGCCGACTACGGCTCGGGCTCGATGACCGCCCTGCCGCTGATTGAAACCCAGGCCAACGACGTGTCGGCCTACATCCCGACCAATGTGATCTCGATCACCGACGGCCAGATCTTCCTGGAATCGGACCTGTTCTACCAGGGCATCCGTCCGGCCGTGAACGTCGGTATCTCGGTGTCGCGCGTGGGGTCGTCGGCCCAGACCAAGGCGATGAAGAAGGTCGCCGGCACCATCAAGGGCGAACTGGCCCAGTACCGGGAAATGGCCGCCTTCGCGAAGTTCGGCTCGGACCTGGACGCCTCGACCCAGAAGCTGCTGGCCCGCGGCGCCCGCCTGACCGAGCTGCTGAAGCAGCCGCAGTATTCGCCGCTGACCATGGAAGAGCAGGTCGTGTCGGTTTACGCCGGCACCCGCGGCTACCTGGACGGCATCGCCGTCTCGGACATCGGCCGTTACGAGTCGGAACTTCTGGCCCGTATCAAGTCGTCGAACCCGGGCCTGCTGGAAGGCATCCGCACCAAGAAGGACCTGACCGCCGAGCTCGAAGCTGAGCTGAAGGGCGTTCTGGAAGCCTTCACCAAGACCTTCGCCTAA